In Methylotenera sp. L2L1, the following proteins share a genomic window:
- the secG gene encoding preprotein translocase subunit SecG — protein MENIVLVIHVLAACGVIGLVLLQHGKGADMGASFGSGASGSLFGVSGSSNFMSRATAGFVFVFFITSLTLAYMASDKANGGSVVKAMATQSVDAAKAAPSATTETPATEAVPK, from the coding sequence ATGGAAAATATAGTATTAGTAATTCATGTGTTGGCTGCCTGTGGTGTAATCGGCTTGGTGTTGTTGCAGCACGGTAAAGGTGCTGACATGGGGGCTTCATTTGGTAGCGGTGCATCTGGTAGCTTGTTTGGTGTGTCTGGGTCCTCTAATTTTATGAGTCGTGCAACAGCTGGTTTCGTATTTGTGTTTTTCATTACCAGTCTGACATTGGCTTACATGGCAAGTGATAAGGCAAATGGCGGTAGCGTGGTTAAGGCAATGGCGACTCAATCGGTTGATGCTGCTAAGGCTGCTCCGAGCGCTACAACGGAAACTCCTGCGACAGAGGCTGTGCCAAAATAA